In Gossypium raimondii isolate GPD5lz chromosome 12, ASM2569854v1, whole genome shotgun sequence, a single window of DNA contains:
- the LOC105762790 gene encoding alpha-L-fucosidase 2, with amino-acid sequence MEDGEWVLVRKPAEKDFWNPTSMDLADTSKPLKVTFSGPAKHWTDAIPIGNGRLGAMVWGGIASETLQLNEDTLWTGVPGDYTNPEAPAALAEVRKLVDNGDYAEATKAAVKLSDHPSDVYQLLGDIKLEFDESHVKYTEGTYSRELDLETATARVKYSVGDVEFTREHFASNPGQVLVTKISASKPGSLSFTVSLDSKLHHHSQANGQNQIILQGSCPGKRIQPKVGLNETPKGIQFTAVLDLQVSQGGVIHNIDDKKLKVEGSDWAVLLLVASSSFDGPFTMPSDSKKDPTSETLNALKSIKTLSYSDLYAHHLDDYQNLFHRVSLQLSKSSKSNLGDGSLEMKEVKSSTKNSHFSESNDGAVSTAERVKSFQTDEDPSFVELLFQYGRYLLISSSRPGTQVSNLQGIWNKDIEPAWDCAPHLNINLQMNYWPSLPCNLKECQEPLFDFISSLAINGSKTAKVNYETSGWVAHQVTDIWAKTSPDRGEAVWALWPMGGAWLCTHLWEHFTYTMDKDFLKNKAYPLLEGCTSFLLDWLIEGPGGYLETNPSTSPEHMFVAPDGKPASVSYSSTMDIAIIREVFSEIVSAAEVLGRKDDALIGKVREAQAKLPPTKIARDGSIMEWAVDFQDPEVHHRHVSHLFGLFPGHMITVEKTPDLCKAVDFTLFKRGEEGPGWSTTWKTALWARLHNSEHAYRMVKHLISLVDPTHEADFEGGLYSNLFTAHPPFQIDANFGFSAAVAEMLVQSTMKDLYLLPALPRDKWANGCVKGLKARGGVTVNICWQEGDLEEFGLWSMEENSVKRLHYRGTTITAKISTGKVYTFNRQLKCVKTYSLWEAVFS; translated from the exons ATGGAAGATGGAGAGTGGGTTTTGGTGCGGAAGCCCGCAGAGAAGGACTTTTGGAACCCCACCTCCATGGACCTTGCCGACACTTCCAAGCCGTTGAAAGTTACTTTCAGTGGGCCTGCCAAGCACTGGACCGACGCAATTCCCATCGGAAATGGTCGCCTTGGCGCCATGGTGTGGGGCGGCATTGCATCGGAAACTCTTCAGCTCAATG AGGACACATTGTGGACTGGGGTTCCAGGAGATTACACGAATCCGGAGGCTCCAGCCGCCCTAGCGGAGGTTAGGAAACTTGTTGACAATGGTGATTATGCTGAGGCTACAAAAGCAGCGGTCAAGTTGTCAGATCATCCCTCTGAT GTTTACCAGCTTCTGGGGGATATCAAGCTAGAGTTTGATGAATCACATGTGAAGTACACGGAAGGCACATATAGCAGAGAGCTTGACTTGGAAACTGCAACAGCAAGAGTGAAATATTCCGTTGGTGATGTTGAATTTACGAGGGAACATTTTGCTTCGAATCCTGGTCAGGTTTTAGTAACAAAGATTTCTGCAAGCAAACCTGGGTCACTTTCATTTACAGTTTCTTTAGACAGCAAGTTACACCACCATTCACAGGCAAACGGGCAAAATCAGATTATATTGCAGGGAAGTTGTCCTGGTAAAAGAATCCAACCAAAAGTGGGCTTAAATGAGACTCCAAAGGGAATTCAGTTTACTGCAGTTCTTGATTTACAAGTTAGTCAAGGAGGTGTTATACATAATATAGATGACAAGAAGTTGAAGGTTGAAGGTTCTGATTGGGCTGTTTTGCTTCTGGTAGCTTCATCTTCGTTTGATGGTCCATTCACTATGCCTTCAGATTCTAAGAAGGATCCCACTTCGGAGACTCTCAATGCATTGAAATCTATAAAAACCTTGTCATATTCTGATCTTTATGCCCACCACTTGGATGACTATCAGAATCTTTTCCATCGTGTATCTTTGCAGCTTTCTAAAAGTTCGAAGAGCAATTTAGGAGATGGCTCTTTGGAGATGAAGGAAGTTAAATCTTCTACAAAAAATTCACATTTCAGTGAAAGCAACGATGGTGCAGTTTCAACTGCTGAGCGGGTGAAATCTTTTCAAACAGATGAAGATCCTTCCTTTGTGGAGCTTTTGTTTCAGTACGGTCGGTATTTGCTTATTTCTTCTTCACGACCTGGAACTCAGGTGTCAAACCTGCAGGGTATTTGGAACAAGGATATTGAGCCAGCATGGGA TTGTGCTCCTCATCTCAATATTAATCTTCAAATGAACTATTGGCCATCCCTTCCTTGCAACCTTAAAGAGTGCCAGGAAcctttgtttgattttatttccagTCTAGCAATCAATGGGAGTAAAACAGCAAAA GTGAATTATGAAACAAGTGGTTGGGTTGCACATCAAGTGACTGACATATGGGCAAAAACATCACCAGATCGAGGTGAGGCTGTATGGGCTTTATGGCCAATGGGGGGAGCATGGCTCTGCACTCATTTATGGGAACATTTCACCTATACAATGGACAAA gattttctaaaaaataaggCATATCCTTTGTTAGAGGGATGTACATCATTTCTTCTGGACTGGTTGATTGAGGGCCCTGGAGGCTATCTGGAAACCAACCCATCAACTTCTCCCGAGCATATGTTTGTTGCTCCTGATGGCAAGCCTGCTAGCGTAAGCTACTCGTCAACAATGGACATTGCAATCATAAGAGAAGTATTCTCTGAAATTGTTTCCGCAGCTGAG GTTCTGGGAAGAAAGGATGATGCTCTTATTGGAAAAGTCCGTGAAGCTCAGGCGAAGTTACCACCAACAAAAATTGCTAGAGATGGTTCCATTATGGAATGG GCAGTAGATTTTCAGGATCCAGAGGTGCATCACCGGCATGTATCACACCTTTTTGGCCTGTTTCCAGGGCACATGATTACTGTTGAAAAGACTCCAGACCTTTGTAAAGCTGTTGATTTTACCCTCTTTAAAAGAG GGGAGGAGGGTCCAGGATGGTCAACAACATGGAAAACTGCTTTGTGGGCACGTCTTCATAATAGTGAGCATGCTTATCGTATGGTCAAGCATTTAATAAGTTTGGTGGATCCAACTCATGAAGCTGACTTTGAGGGAGGACTCTACAGCAACTTGTTCACTGCACATCCTCCTTTCCAAATTGATGCCAATTTTGG TTTTTCAGCAGCAGTAGCAGAAATGCTGGTTCAAAGCACCATGAAAGATCTATACTTACTCCCCGCTCTTCCCCGGGATAAATGGGCCAACGGCTGTGTGAAAGGATTGAAAGCACGCGGTGGGGTGACAGTCAACATATGCTGGCAAGAAGGTGATCTCGAGGAATTTGGGCTTTGGTCGATGGAAGAGAACTCTGTCAAAAGATTACATTATAGAGGAACTACAATCACAGCAAAGATATCAACTGGAAAAGTTTACACTTTCAATAGACAACTAAAATGCGTCAAGACATACTCCTTGTGGGAAGCGGTTTTTTCTTGA